The stretch of DNA GCGAGCGGCCGCTGCACGGCTGGCTGTTCACCGGACAGGGCGTGCGCTGGTCGCATTCACACCTGAGTGAAAGCCAGCTCTGGCGGCTGTTCAAAGGCTGGCTGATACGGGCCCGGCTCGATCCCGCGCTCTACGGGCTGCACTCCCTGCGCCGCACCTTCCCGACCTATATCCACCAGCAGACCGGCAACCTACGGGCTGCCCAGCTCCTGCTGGGCCACGTCAGCATCGAGAGCACGAAAGAATACATCGGCACCGAACAGGCCGAGGCCCTCGACATCGCCCGCAAATACCATCTCTGATGATCGCGCAGACCTATCTGGCGAAACGCAATCCAGTGAAGAACTGGGCGTGGCTGGAGAGTCGAACACAGCAGCGTAGGTTAGCTTGATTGCGGGCCTAATCATCTTTTGATGCTCCATCCGTGCGGGATGAGGATTACATCGTCTTCATCAACAGATGCAGGGGTGTAGGTCACATTCAGCAGGCGCTGAGGGACGACAAGTTCGTGGGAAAGGTTTGCGTTCAGTCTCTCAATGATAGTTTTAGAGTATAACGGTATACCATCGAGGTCATCCCAATCGCTTTCCGGACGCTGAAATAAATCCAGTCCGCCTATAAATACTGATTCAACAAGATAGCCTTTCTTTTTTTTTTCTTTGTTGAAACGGTAACGTCCAGTACGTGCCCACGACCAGTAGTTGGATGAAGTTTGCGCCCGCAGCCGATAGTGTGTCCGCAATAAATTCAAAACTCGCCTTAAGTTCGGGTATTTTTTGTAAGTCAAATACTTCGTCAAAATATTTACTTTTGATCTTGGGGCGGAGGTTACCTGTCGAGTCAAAAAATATCTCGAATAGCATCCCGTCTAACAACGCCTTCCGCTTCAATTTGCCAAACTGTGCAGTGCGCGATTTGAAGTCTTCGATAAAAACGTCAGCGGCTCCAGATGATCCACAAGCGGCTTGATATATATTTCGACCAAGGACGAATAGGTTGTTAATACTCATCGGCTTAACGCTTTTTTCATCAAGCTTCAGTAATGCCGGATTTTGAACATACCAATTATAGCTCTTCAAACCTTCTATAATTTTATGTGACAACTTAGAGTTGTCGAGGCCAAACAGGCCATCTGCAAGAGCGGTTTCGTCATATTCCTTAACTATTTTGTCGATACCTAGATTGAAATAGAACTCACCGGCTAAGGATGTGTGTTCCCATGTAGTCTGCTTACCTTGGCTGGCGGCGGCGACGGTGTTTCTTACCCGCTTGAACATTGTCTCGATGGGGCAGTCTTTTGTGTCAATGTGCTGCAACAGAGCCTCAGTATAAGTGCCATTCCGTCCGACCCCATCAGCAGCGGTTTCACCGGGGGACGTTGCAAATCCTATGATCGTGCCTTTCGGGGCATAAACAGACGCAAGGCCGCGCATGGCTATATCCCGATGCCACGCCCTCTTCCAAGGATTGTTTCGGCACGCATCCAACACAATAATCTTGGTTAATGCCTTGGATTTTGCCAATACCTCTACAACCTTATCCAAGGAGAGTGAGCTGTATTTTGCATCAATCTCTGAAGAGTCGTCTGTGTCGATGGCTAGCAAATAATTGCTACCATCAATTTGCATACCATGACCGGCGAAAAAAAAACATTCCGACATCATGGGTTTTGAGAAGATCACCA from Loktanella sp. M215 encodes:
- a CDS encoding tyrosine-type recombinase/integrase, which translates into the protein MTSALFNVAPDTCFRGSDLVRLRVADVATPLGVREIVEIRQKKTETRNARPVQARLSAVTRDSLRVYLAASERPLHGWLFTGQGVRWSHSHLSESQLWRLFKGWLIRARLDPALYGLHSLRRTFPTYIHQQTGNLRAAQLLLGHVSIESTKEYIGTEQAEALDIARKYHL
- a CDS encoding caspase family protein → MQIDGSNYLLAIDTDDSSEIDAKYSSLSLDKVVEVLAKSKALTKIIVLDACRNNPWKRAWHRDIAMRGLASVYAPKGTIIGFATSPGETAADGVGRNGTYTEALLQHIDTKDCPIETMFKRVRNTVAAASQGKQTTWEHTSLAGEFYFNLGIDKIVKEYDETALADGLFGLDNSKLSHKIIEGLKSYNWYVQNPALLKLDEKSVKPMSINNLFVLGRNIYQAACGSSGAADVFIEDFKSRTAQFGKLKRKALLDGMLFEIFFDSTGNLRPKIKSKYFDEVFDLQKIPELKASFEFIADTLSAAGANFIQLLVVGTYWTLPFQQRKKKERLSC